A genome region from Bradyrhizobium sp. WSM1417 includes the following:
- a CDS encoding phosphotransferase, with product MIRAVHAAGVPVPAVFGEVTLDGRFGIVLERLDGPTLWHLSRTGAVTFEQAGAIVAALAMTLHKTSAPPELLSMRAYMESELRHDDGKVPKHIATDILALIERLPTGDGLCHCDLSPGNVIMTAEGPKLVDWTFAMRGPAALDLGFLHVILSELAPEIADNPERPRATNAAAQSEYARLAGMSLAELTAAMEPYLPIVRTFVVLGNVVPALREQLIQRIEAGLRSKD from the coding sequence ATGATCCGCGCCGTGCACGCCGCCGGCGTCCCGGTGCCGGCGGTGTTCGGCGAGGTGACGCTGGACGGGCGCTTCGGCATCGTGCTGGAGCGCCTCGACGGACCAACCCTGTGGCATCTCTCGCGGACCGGCGCGGTGACGTTCGAACAGGCGGGCGCGATCGTCGCGGCTCTGGCCATGACTCTTCACAAGACGTCCGCGCCGCCGGAGCTCCTCTCCATGCGCGCGTATATGGAGAGCGAGTTGCGGCACGACGACGGCAAGGTCCCGAAGCACATCGCCACCGATATCCTCGCCCTGATCGAACGCCTGCCGACCGGCGACGGGCTTTGCCATTGCGACCTTAGCCCCGGCAACGTGATCATGACGGCGGAAGGCCCAAAGCTCGTCGACTGGACCTTCGCGATGCGGGGGCCCGCCGCCCTCGATCTTGGGTTCTTGCATGTCATCCTGTCCGAACTCGCCCCGGAAATAGCCGACAATCCGGAGCGGCCGCGCGCGACCAATGCGGCGGCGCAATCCGAATATGCGCGGCTGGCCGGCATGTCTCTGGCGGAGCTGACGGCGGCAATGGAGCCGTATCTGCCTATCGTCCGCACCTTCGTCGTCCTCGGAAACGTGGTGCCTGCGCTGCGGGAGCAACTGATCCAACGCATCGAAGCGGGGCTGCGCTCGAAAGACTGA
- a CDS encoding NADP-dependent oxidoreductase produces MKAIVVTDQAAGTAGMKLMDRPEPQAAINDVVVQVHASGFVPTELAWPSTWTDRLERDRTPSIPGHELAGVVSALGYGTTGLSVGQRVFGLADWYRDGTLAEYVAIEARNLAPLPGDVDFTVGASLPISGLTAWQGLFQHGRLQAGQSVLVHGAAGAVGSMVTQLAREAGAYVIGSGRAADRQTVLDFGAKEFIDLDNDTLGDVGKVDLVFDVIGGDIQKRSAARIRAGGTLVTIVGPTETRPSDGLAVDFVVESDRAQLSEIVRRVRDGRLRTNIGNVATLDDAVAALNPTKRRKGNTIVNIRP; encoded by the coding sequence ATGAAGGCGATCGTTGTAACGGACCAGGCCGCAGGAACGGCCGGGATGAAGCTCATGGACCGGCCCGAGCCACAGGCAGCGATAAACGACGTTGTCGTTCAGGTTCATGCGTCGGGGTTTGTACCGACTGAACTGGCGTGGCCCTCGACCTGGACCGATCGCCTCGAACGTGACCGAACACCGTCGATCCCTGGGCACGAGCTGGCCGGAGTGGTCTCCGCCCTCGGATATGGCACGACGGGGCTATCAGTGGGACAGCGCGTGTTCGGCCTCGCGGATTGGTATCGCGACGGCACGCTGGCCGAGTATGTGGCGATCGAGGCACGCAACCTTGCACCGCTGCCGGGCGACGTCGACTTTACGGTGGGTGCGAGTCTGCCGATCTCGGGCCTGACGGCCTGGCAAGGGCTGTTCCAACACGGCCGCCTTCAGGCGGGGCAAAGCGTCCTCGTACACGGCGCGGCCGGCGCAGTCGGGTCGATGGTGACGCAACTCGCACGAGAGGCCGGCGCCTACGTCATCGGCTCCGGGCGCGCCGCCGACCGTCAGACAGTGCTCGATTTCGGCGCGAAGGAGTTCATCGACCTCGACAACGATACCCTAGGGGACGTGGGCAAAGTCGATCTGGTGTTCGATGTCATCGGCGGTGACATCCAGAAGCGATCCGCAGCACGGATCCGAGCCGGAGGAACATTGGTGACGATCGTGGGGCCGACCGAGACGCGGCCCTCCGATGGCCTGGCGGTCGACTTCGTCGTCGAGTCCGACCGCGCCCAATTGAGTGAGATCGTACGGCGGGTGCGGGACGGACGACTGCGGACGAACATCGGCAACGTCGCGACCCTCGACGATGCCGTCGCCGCATTAAATCCGACCAAGCGACGCAAGGGGAATACGATTGTCAACATTCGTCCCTGA
- a CDS encoding caspase family protein: protein MGAFRLVTCLILLLGLGGVAHAERRVALVIGNSAYKSAPLLSNPVNDATLVGGMFKKAGFDSIDVKLNVSAAEMRRSLREFANRTRDADVAVIYYAGHGIELDGNNYLIPIDATLERDGDVLDETVALDRALFAVESAKQLRLVILDACRDNPFARTMKRTVASRAVGRGLAKIEPTSPNTMIAFAAKAGSTASDGDAKNSPFAAALVERLPTPGLDLRKAFGFVRDDVLKSTGYKQEPYVYGSLGGNDVSLVPAKPVTVGPQPNPQDAIRRDYELAMQIGTREVWTAFLAQYPDGFYASLANGQLSRVAAEEARAAAADKARQAEDEKARLATERGRKAEQDKAAAAAKAAEDAKLAAEKAKQAEEAKATAAEQRRKEAEAAVAKALADKLSAEKALADKIASDKAAAELAAQQAAERKTQADGEQKIAALAPTASQPGMSAQETAKLLQSELRRVGCFAAAADGDWSASSQRSLTLFNKYAGTKFDAKLASFDALDAIKAKPGRVCPLVCDRGFKADGDACVKIACRSGYRVNDDNECEKIPEKKPVAARDDSNRRDEQRKQVESAPAKPQATGQMFCNGAGCRPVRSGCKLVPGGSSLPSGDGRPKAMLEVCG, encoded by the coding sequence ATGGGCGCATTCAGACTCGTGACATGTCTGATCCTTTTGCTGGGATTGGGCGGAGTCGCGCACGCCGAACGTCGCGTCGCGCTGGTCATTGGCAATTCGGCCTACAAGAGCGCACCGCTTCTCTCCAATCCCGTGAACGATGCGACGCTGGTCGGCGGCATGTTCAAGAAGGCGGGTTTCGACAGCATTGACGTCAAGCTTAATGTGAGTGCTGCCGAGATGCGCAGGTCGTTGCGCGAGTTCGCCAACCGAACGCGCGATGCGGATGTTGCTGTCATCTACTATGCCGGGCACGGTATCGAGCTGGACGGAAACAACTATCTGATCCCGATCGATGCGACGCTCGAAAGGGACGGCGATGTGCTCGACGAGACGGTCGCGCTTGATCGTGCGCTGTTTGCCGTCGAGTCTGCGAAACAGCTTCGGCTGGTCATTCTGGACGCGTGCCGCGACAATCCGTTTGCCAGGACGATGAAGCGCACCGTGGCCTCGCGCGCCGTCGGGCGTGGTTTGGCCAAGATCGAGCCGACGAGCCCCAACACCATGATCGCGTTTGCCGCAAAGGCGGGCTCGACGGCCTCGGATGGCGACGCCAAAAACAGTCCGTTTGCCGCAGCTCTGGTCGAGCGGCTGCCGACGCCGGGGCTCGACCTGCGCAAGGCCTTCGGATTCGTCCGCGACGACGTTCTCAAGAGCACCGGCTACAAGCAGGAGCCTTACGTCTACGGTTCGCTGGGTGGCAACGATGTCTCATTGGTCCCCGCCAAGCCGGTCACGGTTGGACCGCAGCCGAACCCGCAGGACGCGATCCGCCGGGACTATGAGTTGGCGATGCAGATCGGTACGCGAGAGGTCTGGACGGCTTTCCTGGCTCAATATCCCGATGGGTTTTATGCCAGCCTTGCCAACGGACAATTAAGCAGGGTTGCGGCCGAGGAAGCGCGCGCCGCTGCGGCCGACAAGGCACGGCAGGCCGAGGACGAGAAGGCCCGGCTTGCTACGGAGCGCGGCAGGAAGGCCGAGCAGGACAAGGCGGCGGCCGCAGCCAAGGCGGCCGAGGATGCCAAACTCGCCGCAGAGAAGGCCAAGCAGGCCGAGGAGGCGAAGGCGACCGCTGCGGAGCAGCGGCGCAAGGAAGCCGAGGCTGCTGTTGCCAAGGCGCTGGCCGACAAGCTCTCCGCCGAAAAGGCGCTCGCCGACAAGATTGCATCCGACAAGGCGGCGGCCGAGCTCGCCGCCCAACAGGCGGCGGAAAGGAAAACGCAGGCAGACGGCGAACAGAAGATCGCCGCTCTCGCCCCGACCGCATCGCAGCCCGGCATGTCTGCGCAGGAGACGGCGAAGTTGCTGCAATCGGAATTGCGCCGGGTAGGATGCTTCGCAGCGGCAGCCGATGGGGACTGGAGTGCATCGTCGCAGCGCTCGCTGACATTGTTCAACAAGTACGCCGGCACCAAGTTCGACGCCAAGCTTGCAAGCTTCGACGCGCTGGACGCGATCAAGGCAAAGCCGGGTCGGGTCTGTCCTCTGGTGTGCGATCGCGGCTTCAAAGCCGACGGCGACGCCTGCGTGAAAATCGCGTGTCGCTCGGGCTATCGCGTCAACGACGACAACGAATGCGAGAAGATTCCGGAGAAAAAGCCCGTCGCTGCAAGAGATGACTCGAACAGGCGAGACGAGCAGCGCAAGCAGGTCGAGTCCGCGCCGGCCAAGCCGCAGGCGACCGGCCAGATGTTTTGCAACGGAGCAGGGTGCAGGCCGGTGCGGTCCGGCTGCAAGCTGGTTCCCGGCGGCTCGAGTCTGCCTTCTGGCGATGGTAGGCCTAAGGCAATGCTGGAGGTTTGTGGTTAA